A genomic stretch from Chelmon rostratus isolate fCheRos1 chromosome 14, fCheRos1.pri, whole genome shotgun sequence includes:
- the gjb1a gene encoding connexin 27.5, translated as MPLTPPAEPDPEPKMNWASFYAVISGVNRHSTGIGRIWLSVLFIFRILVLVVAAESVWGDEKSGFTCNTQQPGCNSVCYDHFFPISHIRLWALQLILVSTPALLVAMHVAHRRHVDKRLYKLSGRANPKDLEQIKTQKMKITGALWWTYVISLLFRIVFEVTFMYVFYMIYPGYKMIRLVKCDSYPCPNTVDCFVSRPTEKTVFTVFMLAASGVCILLNIAEVVFLVGKACSKHLHNAGDSTMGAWIQQKLCSF; from the exons ATGCCTCTTACACCTCCTGCTGAGCCGG ACCCGGAACCAAAGATGAACTGGGCATCATTTTATGCTGTCATCAGCGGTGTGAACAGACACTCCACCGGCATCGGTCGCATCTGGCTCTCTGTCCTGTTCATTTTCCGCATCCTGGTCCTGGTGGTTGCAGCGGAGAGCGTGTGGGGCGACGAGAAGTCCGGTTTCACCTGCAACACCCAGCAGCCGGGCTGCAACAGTGTCTGCTACGACCACTTCTTCCCCATCTCCCACATCCGCCTGTGGGCGCTCCAGCTCATCCTGGTCTCCACTCCTGCCCTGCTGGTGGCCATGCACGTGGCCCACCGCCGCCATGTTGACAAGAGGCTCTACAAACTGTCAGGACGGGCCAACCCCAAAGACCTGGAGCAGATAAAGACCCAGAAGATGAAAATCACAGGGGCCCTCTGGTGGACGTACGTCATCAGCCTGTTGTTCCGTATCGTCTTTGAGGTTACCTTCATGTACGTGTTTTACATGATCTACCCCGGTTACAAGATGATCCGGCTGGTGAAGTGTGACTCGTACCCCTGTCCCAACACAGTGGACTGCTTCGTGTCGAGGCCCACGGAGAAGACGGTCTTCACCGTGTTCATGCTGGCTGCGTCAGGGGTTTGCATTCTGCTCAACATAGCAGAGGTGGTCTTCTTGGTGGGGAAGGCCTGCAGCAAGCATTTGCACAATGCTGGAGACTCGACAATGGGGGCTTGGATCCAACAAAAGCTCTGCTCGTTCtaa
- the gja2 gene encoding gap junction protein, alpha 2: MGDWNLLGKLLESAQEHSTVVGKVWLTVLFIFRILVLGAAAEKVWGDEQSGFTCDTKQPGCQNVCYDKTFPISHIRFWVMQIIFVSTPTLIYLGHILHLVRMEEKEKQKEKELAIQIEKQQQLLGNKAKKAPIKDNQGHVRLQGTLLRTYVFNIIFKTLFEVGFIVAQYFLYGFELKPMYTCDRWPCPNMVNCYISRPTEKTVFILFMLAVACISLLLNLVEMYHLGFTKCHQGLRYRRSQAANVAPKALTETVMPFVPNYNYFSGHPAVPEPFPVDSKYNMAEPSSAYSPYNSKVVYKQNRDNMAVERKGKAEEDDIKERKTSTPAFELPVENPRRNSQSSKHSNNKSRLDDLKI; the protein is encoded by the coding sequence ATGGGGGACTGGAACTTGTTGGGGAAGCTGCTGGAGAGCGCCCAGGAACACTCCACTGTTGTGGGCAAAGTCTGGCTGACAGTGCTTTTCATCTTCCGCATCCTGGTGCTGGGAGCTGCCGCTGAGAAGGTGTGGGGCGACGAGCAGTCCGGCTTCACGTGTGACACCAAGCAGCCCGGTTGTCAGAATGTCTGTTATGACAAGACCTTCCCCATTTCTCACATCCGCTTCTGGGTGATGCAGATCATCTTTGTCTCCACGCCAACCCTCATTTATCTGGGCCACATCCTCCATCTGGTTCgcatggaggagaaggagaaacagaaggagaaggAACTTGCCATCCAgattgaaaagcagcagcagttgctTGGCAACAAGGCCAAGAAGGCCCCAATTAAAGACAACCAGGGCCACGTTCGTTTGCAAGGCACACTGCTGCGAACCTACGTCTTCAACATTATTTTCAAGACCCTGTTTGAAGTGGGCTTTATCGTTGCTCAGTACTTCCTGTATGGTTTTGAGCTCAAGCCAATGTACACCTGCGACCGCTGGCCTTGCCCTAATATGGTGAACTGCTACATCTCCCGACCTACTGAGAAGACggtcttcatcctcttcatgCTGGCCGTGGCCTGCATCTCCCTGCTGCTCAACCTGGTGGAAATGTACCATCTAGGTTTCACAAAGTGCCACCAGGGCCTTCGTTACAGAAGATCACAGGCTGCAAATGTGGCTCCCAAGGCCCTAACTGAGACGGTCATGCCGTTTGTCCCGAACTATAACTACTTTAGTGGTCACCCTGCAGTGCCTGAACCTTTCCCTGTGGACTCGAAGTACAACATGGCAGAGCCGAGCTCTGCTTACAGCCCCTACAACAGCAAAGTGGTTTACAAGCAGAACAGAGACAATATGGCcgtggagaggaaaggaaaagcagaggaagatgaCATAAAGGAGAGGAAAACCTCCACTCCAGCCTTTGAGTTGCCTGTTGAAAATCCACGCCGAAACAGTCAGTCAAGCAAGCACAGCAATAACAAGAGCAGGCTGGATGACCTGAAGATCTAG
- the tbc1d8b gene encoding TBC1 domain family member 8B isoform X2 encodes MWLKPDEILLKNAFKLWVTEEDNEYFVLQRRRGYGEGGGGLTGLLVGTLDTVLDSTSKVAPYRILHHTPDSQVYWSIACGVTKEEIVQHWDWLQQNIMRTLSVFDSSEDITSFVQGKIRGLIAEEGKASLVLEDDPEKFREALLRFEKWFELPPEEKLVTYYSCSYWKGKVPCQGWLYLSTNFLCFYSYLLGAEVKLVISWDEIWRLEKTSNVILTESIHVLAHGEDHYFSMLLHLNETFVIMEQLADYSIKRLFDKEAFQREPALSDPLQITKRGLEAHAKSEQFRAFFRLPKEENLLEVHESFLWVPFSHFNTLGKICLSENYLCFASQDGSQCHVIIPMREVVNVEKPDSSSRALTVCVRGKRALRFSEVRDYQRLANTIRSRCGISASPQHSASSEAIRGECQSLINHFEDNPEDVTLMVGQKDSSKAVSTEALMTVFHPQDVENLDPKMLKEKMKEQSWNIHFSEYGRGTSMFFTRKTRDLIVRGVPEALRGELWMLLSGAVNDMATHPGYYAELVEQSLGTSTLATDEIERDLHRSLPEHPAFQSDTGISALRRVLTAYAYRNPKIGYCQAMNILTSVLLLYAKEEEAFWLLVAVCERMLPDYFNRRIIGALVDQAVFEDLIRENLPQLVEHMTDLSFFSSVSLSWFLTLFISVLPIESAVNVVDCFFYDGIKAILQLGLAVLDYNMEALISCHDDAEAVTILNKFFDSVTNKDSPLPPTVQQASVGNNDKASHFSVDISALIREAYEKYGHIRSEEVESSRRRNKLHVIQTLEDTTKQNVIRVVSQEVRFSASQLDELYNLFKRQHFLCCYWTMKSPTLLHHDPSLAYLEQYQLGFQQFSGLFSLLEPWAFCTTKSTLSLWIFRLIDENQDGLVNFKEFCSALDTLYCGSFTNKLKFLFKLHLPPAFTGSPLHIKEQRIQHFVPATEDSSHLSRLSAFDLPEDGVIRKSPERGRGKVDLQAYLKQWQNEILKKEETIKDLPRINQAQFIQFSKTLYNIFHGDPEEESLYRAVAHVTSLLLRMEEVGRRLQEPSSPPESTKPADTAADTTTTTAAAAAAAEEPSTKEATTTPESSDTSGSHSSQDAGPNLSEMEWSFSFEQVLASLLNEPAIVTFFERPVDFQTKLGQAKVAQLKLKANK; translated from the exons GCCTGCTTGTGGGAACTCTGGATACTGTGTTGGACTCCACATCCAAAGTTGCCCCCTACCGCATTCTACACCATACGCCAGACTCCCAAGTGTATTGGTCAATAGCATGTG GTGTCACCAAAGAGGAGATTGTTCAGCACTGGGATTGGCTGCAGCAGAACATCATGAGGACGCTCTCTGTTTTCGACTCCAGTGAAGACATCACCAGCTTTGTACAGGGCAAGATTAGA GGTCTTATCGCCGAGGAAGGGAAGGCGTCCCTAGTGCTGGAGGACGATCCTGAGAAGTTCCGAGAGGCACTCTTGAGGTTTGAGAAGTGGTTTGAGCTGCCACCGGAGGAAAAGCTGGTCACATACTACTCATGCAGCTACTGGAAAGGCAAAGTGCCCTGCCAGGGCTGGCTCTACCTCAGCACAAACTTCCTGTGCTTCTATTCATACCTGCTGGGAGCTGAGG TGAAGCTGGTCATCTCCTGGGACGAGATCTGGAGGCTGGAGAAAACCTCTAACGTTATACTGACTGAGAGCATCCATGTCTTGGCTCATGGGGAGGATCACTACTTCTCCATGCTGCTGCACCTTAATGAAACATTTGTTATCATGGAACAGCTGGCCGACTACTCCATCAAACGCCTTTTTGATAAGGAGGCCTTCCAGAGAGAGCCAGCGCTCTCTGACCCCCTGCAAATTACCAAGAG AGGCCTAGAAGCTCATGCAAAGAGTGAGCAGTTCCGGGCATTTTTCAGGCTTCCCAAAGAGGAAAATCTGTTAGAAGTGCATGAGAGCTTCCTGTGGGTGCCCTTCAGCCATTTTAACACGCTTGGCAAGATCTGCCTGTCTGAGAACTACCTGTGTTTTGCCAGCCAGGATGGAAGCCAATGCCATGTCATCATTCCAATGCGAGAG GTTGTTAATGTTGAGAAGCCAGACTCCAGCAGCAGGGCTTTGacggtgtgtgtgcgtggcaaGAGGGCGCTGCGTTTCTCTGAGGTTCGGGACTACCAGCGGCTAGCCAACACAATCCGTAGCAGGTGTGGGATTAGTGCCAGCCCTCAGCACTCTGCTTCATCAGAG GCCATACGAGGCGAGTGCCAGTCACTCATCAACCACTTCGAGGACAACCCAGAGGACGTAACACTGATGGTGGGGCAGAAAGACAGCAGCAAGGCTGTAAGCACAGAGGCTCTCATGACTGTTTTCCACCCCCAAGATGTTGAAAACCTTGACCCCAAAATG cttaaagaaaagatgaaggaaCAGTCTTGGAACATCCATTTCTCTGAATACGGACGTGGCACAAGTATGTTCTTCACCAGGAAGACACGAGATTTGATCGTCCGTGGTGTTCCTGAGGCCTTGAGAGGAGAGCTGTGGATGCTGCTTTCAG GAGCCGTGAACGACATGGCCACTCATCCGGGCTATTACGCCGAGCTGGTCGAACAGTCTCTTGGCACAAGCACTTTGGCTACAGACGAGATCGAGAGAGACTTGCACCGCTCTCTGCCAGAGCACCCTGCCTTTCAGAGTGACACAGGAATCTCAGCTCTACGCAGAGTCCTTACTGCCTATGCATACAGGAACCCCAAAATTGGCTACTGCCAG GCCATGAACATTCTCACCTCCGTTCTCCTTCTCTATGCGAAAGAAGAGGAGGCTTTCTGGCTGTTAGTGGCCGTCTGTGAGAGGATGTTGCCGGATTACTTTAACCGCCGAATTATTG GCGCACTGGTCGATCAGGCGGTGTTTGAGGATCTGATTCGAGAAAACCTGCCCCAGCTGGTGGAGCACATGACAGACCTGAGCTTCTTCTCGTCCGTGTCCTTGTCCTGGTTCCTCACTCTCTTCATCAGCGTCCTGCCCATAGAGAGCGCTGTGAACGTGGTGGACTGTTTTTTCTACGACGGCATAAAAGCCATCCTGCAGCTCGGCCTGGCGGTGCTGGACTACAACATGGAGGCTCTGATCAGTTGCCACGACGATGCTGAGGCCGTCACCATCCTCAACAA GTTCTTTGACAGCGTGACAAACAAAGACAGTCCGTTGCCTCCAACAGTGCAGCAAGCTTCAGTGGGCAATAATGATAAAGCATCCCACTTCAGTGTGGATATCAGCGCACTGATCCGAGAGGCCTACGAG AAATATGGACATATCCGCTCAGAGGAAGTGGAGAGTTCACGGAGGAGGAACAAACTGCATGTGATCCAGACGCTGGAAGAtacaaccaaacaaaatgtt ATCCGGGTGGTGTCCCAAGAAGTCAGATTCAGCGCCTCACAGCTTGATGAGCTTTATAACTTGTTCAAA AGGCAGCATTTCCTTTGCTGCTACTGGACAATGAAGAGTCCCACTCTGCTCCATCATGACCCCAGCCTGGCCTATCTGGAGCAGTACCAGTTGGGTTTCCAACAGTTCAGCGGGCTCTTCTCCCTGCTGGAGCCCTGGGCTTTCTGCACCACCAAGAgcaccctctctctctggatcTTCCGCCTGATAGACGAAAACCAAGACGGCCTCGTCAACTTTAAAGAGTTCTGCTCTGCCCTTG ATACTTTGTACTGTGGATCTTTCACAAATAAGCTGAAATTCCTCTTCAAGCTGCATCTGCCACCAG CTTTCACAGGTAGTCCTTTGCACATAAAGGAACAAAGAATCCAGCACTTTGTTCCAGCGACTGAAGACTCTTCTCACTTGAGTAGACTCTCTG CATTTGACCTTCCTGAAGATGGTGTGATAAGGAAAAGCCCTGAAAGAG GTAGAGGAAAAGTGGACCTGCAGGCCTACCTGAAACAATGGCAAAatgaaatacttaaaaaagaggaaaccaTCAAGGATCTACCCCGAATTAATCAG GCTCAGTTCATCCAGTTCTCCAAGACCCTGTACAACATTTTTCATGGTGATCCAGAGGAGGAGTCTCTGTACCGAGCTGTGGCTCATGTGACCAGCCTCCTCctgaggatggaggaggtgggacGGAGGCTGCAGGAGCCGAGCAGCCCCCCTGAATCCACAAAGCCTGCCGACACCGCTGcagacaccaccaccaccaccgctgctgctgctgcagctgcagaggagcctTCAACCAAAGAAGCCACTACCACCCCGGAGAGCTCCGACACCTCCGGCTCCCACAGCAGTCAGGATGCAGGGCCCAACCTCTCAGAGATGGAGTGGTCTTTTTCGTTCGAGCAGGTCCTGGCCTCTCTGCTCAATGAGCCGGCCATAGTGACCTTCTTTGAAAGGCCTGTCGACTTTCAGACTAAGCTGGGACAAGCTAAGGTCGCCCAGCTGAAACTTAAGGCAAATAAGTGA
- the tbc1d8b gene encoding TBC1 domain family member 8B isoform X1, with product MWLKPDEILLKNAFKLWVTEEDNEYFVLQRRRGYGEGGGGLTGLLVGTLDTVLDSTSKVAPYRILHHTPDSQVYWSIACGVTKEEIVQHWDWLQQNIMRTLSVFDSSEDITSFVQGKIRGLIAEEGKASLVLEDDPEKFREALLRFEKWFELPPEEKLVTYYSCSYWKGKVPCQGWLYLSTNFLCFYSYLLGAEVKLVISWDEIWRLEKTSNVILTESIHVLAHGEDHYFSMLLHLNETFVIMEQLADYSIKRLFDKEAFQREPALSDPLQITKRGLEAHAKSEQFRAFFRLPKEENLLEVHESFLWVPFSHFNTLGKICLSENYLCFASQDGSQCHVIIPMREVVNVEKPDSSSRALTVCVRGKRALRFSEVRDYQRLANTIRSRCGISASPQHSASSEAIRGECQSLINHFEDNPEDVTLMVGQKDSSKAVSTEALMTVFHPQDVENLDPKMLKEKMKEQSWNIHFSEYGRGTSMFFTRKTRDLIVRGVPEALRGELWMLLSGAVNDMATHPGYYAELVEQSLGTSTLATDEIERDLHRSLPEHPAFQSDTGISALRRVLTAYAYRNPKIGYCQAMNILTSVLLLYAKEEEAFWLLVAVCERMLPDYFNRRIIGALVDQAVFEDLIRENLPQLVEHMTDLSFFSSVSLSWFLTLFISVLPIESAVNVVDCFFYDGIKAILQLGLAVLDYNMEALISCHDDAEAVTILNKFFDSVTNKDSPLPPTVQQASVGNNDKASHFSVDISALIREAYEKYGHIRSEEVESSRRRNKLHVIQTLEDTTKQNVIRVVSQEVRFSASQLDELYNLFKRQHFLCCYWTMKSPTLLHHDPSLAYLEQYQLGFQQFSGLFSLLEPWAFCTTKSTLSLWIFRLIDENQDGLVNFKEFCSALDTLYCGSFTNKLKFLFKLHLPPAFDLPEDGVIRKSPERGRGKVDLQAYLKQWQNEILKKEETIKDLPRINQAQFIQFSKTLYNIFHGDPEEESLYRAVAHVTSLLLRMEEVGRRLQEPSSPPESTKPADTAADTTTTTAAAAAAAEEPSTKEATTTPESSDTSGSHSSQDAGPNLSEMEWSFSFEQVLASLLNEPAIVTFFERPVDFQTKLGQAKVAQLKLKANK from the exons GCCTGCTTGTGGGAACTCTGGATACTGTGTTGGACTCCACATCCAAAGTTGCCCCCTACCGCATTCTACACCATACGCCAGACTCCCAAGTGTATTGGTCAATAGCATGTG GTGTCACCAAAGAGGAGATTGTTCAGCACTGGGATTGGCTGCAGCAGAACATCATGAGGACGCTCTCTGTTTTCGACTCCAGTGAAGACATCACCAGCTTTGTACAGGGCAAGATTAGA GGTCTTATCGCCGAGGAAGGGAAGGCGTCCCTAGTGCTGGAGGACGATCCTGAGAAGTTCCGAGAGGCACTCTTGAGGTTTGAGAAGTGGTTTGAGCTGCCACCGGAGGAAAAGCTGGTCACATACTACTCATGCAGCTACTGGAAAGGCAAAGTGCCCTGCCAGGGCTGGCTCTACCTCAGCACAAACTTCCTGTGCTTCTATTCATACCTGCTGGGAGCTGAGG TGAAGCTGGTCATCTCCTGGGACGAGATCTGGAGGCTGGAGAAAACCTCTAACGTTATACTGACTGAGAGCATCCATGTCTTGGCTCATGGGGAGGATCACTACTTCTCCATGCTGCTGCACCTTAATGAAACATTTGTTATCATGGAACAGCTGGCCGACTACTCCATCAAACGCCTTTTTGATAAGGAGGCCTTCCAGAGAGAGCCAGCGCTCTCTGACCCCCTGCAAATTACCAAGAG AGGCCTAGAAGCTCATGCAAAGAGTGAGCAGTTCCGGGCATTTTTCAGGCTTCCCAAAGAGGAAAATCTGTTAGAAGTGCATGAGAGCTTCCTGTGGGTGCCCTTCAGCCATTTTAACACGCTTGGCAAGATCTGCCTGTCTGAGAACTACCTGTGTTTTGCCAGCCAGGATGGAAGCCAATGCCATGTCATCATTCCAATGCGAGAG GTTGTTAATGTTGAGAAGCCAGACTCCAGCAGCAGGGCTTTGacggtgtgtgtgcgtggcaaGAGGGCGCTGCGTTTCTCTGAGGTTCGGGACTACCAGCGGCTAGCCAACACAATCCGTAGCAGGTGTGGGATTAGTGCCAGCCCTCAGCACTCTGCTTCATCAGAG GCCATACGAGGCGAGTGCCAGTCACTCATCAACCACTTCGAGGACAACCCAGAGGACGTAACACTGATGGTGGGGCAGAAAGACAGCAGCAAGGCTGTAAGCACAGAGGCTCTCATGACTGTTTTCCACCCCCAAGATGTTGAAAACCTTGACCCCAAAATG cttaaagaaaagatgaaggaaCAGTCTTGGAACATCCATTTCTCTGAATACGGACGTGGCACAAGTATGTTCTTCACCAGGAAGACACGAGATTTGATCGTCCGTGGTGTTCCTGAGGCCTTGAGAGGAGAGCTGTGGATGCTGCTTTCAG GAGCCGTGAACGACATGGCCACTCATCCGGGCTATTACGCCGAGCTGGTCGAACAGTCTCTTGGCACAAGCACTTTGGCTACAGACGAGATCGAGAGAGACTTGCACCGCTCTCTGCCAGAGCACCCTGCCTTTCAGAGTGACACAGGAATCTCAGCTCTACGCAGAGTCCTTACTGCCTATGCATACAGGAACCCCAAAATTGGCTACTGCCAG GCCATGAACATTCTCACCTCCGTTCTCCTTCTCTATGCGAAAGAAGAGGAGGCTTTCTGGCTGTTAGTGGCCGTCTGTGAGAGGATGTTGCCGGATTACTTTAACCGCCGAATTATTG GCGCACTGGTCGATCAGGCGGTGTTTGAGGATCTGATTCGAGAAAACCTGCCCCAGCTGGTGGAGCACATGACAGACCTGAGCTTCTTCTCGTCCGTGTCCTTGTCCTGGTTCCTCACTCTCTTCATCAGCGTCCTGCCCATAGAGAGCGCTGTGAACGTGGTGGACTGTTTTTTCTACGACGGCATAAAAGCCATCCTGCAGCTCGGCCTGGCGGTGCTGGACTACAACATGGAGGCTCTGATCAGTTGCCACGACGATGCTGAGGCCGTCACCATCCTCAACAA GTTCTTTGACAGCGTGACAAACAAAGACAGTCCGTTGCCTCCAACAGTGCAGCAAGCTTCAGTGGGCAATAATGATAAAGCATCCCACTTCAGTGTGGATATCAGCGCACTGATCCGAGAGGCCTACGAG AAATATGGACATATCCGCTCAGAGGAAGTGGAGAGTTCACGGAGGAGGAACAAACTGCATGTGATCCAGACGCTGGAAGAtacaaccaaacaaaatgtt ATCCGGGTGGTGTCCCAAGAAGTCAGATTCAGCGCCTCACAGCTTGATGAGCTTTATAACTTGTTCAAA AGGCAGCATTTCCTTTGCTGCTACTGGACAATGAAGAGTCCCACTCTGCTCCATCATGACCCCAGCCTGGCCTATCTGGAGCAGTACCAGTTGGGTTTCCAACAGTTCAGCGGGCTCTTCTCCCTGCTGGAGCCCTGGGCTTTCTGCACCACCAAGAgcaccctctctctctggatcTTCCGCCTGATAGACGAAAACCAAGACGGCCTCGTCAACTTTAAAGAGTTCTGCTCTGCCCTTG ATACTTTGTACTGTGGATCTTTCACAAATAAGCTGAAATTCCTCTTCAAGCTGCATCTGCCACCAG CATTTGACCTTCCTGAAGATGGTGTGATAAGGAAAAGCCCTGAAAGAG GTAGAGGAAAAGTGGACCTGCAGGCCTACCTGAAACAATGGCAAAatgaaatacttaaaaaagaggaaaccaTCAAGGATCTACCCCGAATTAATCAG GCTCAGTTCATCCAGTTCTCCAAGACCCTGTACAACATTTTTCATGGTGATCCAGAGGAGGAGTCTCTGTACCGAGCTGTGGCTCATGTGACCAGCCTCCTCctgaggatggaggaggtgggacGGAGGCTGCAGGAGCCGAGCAGCCCCCCTGAATCCACAAAGCCTGCCGACACCGCTGcagacaccaccaccaccaccgctgctgctgctgcagctgcagaggagcctTCAACCAAAGAAGCCACTACCACCCCGGAGAGCTCCGACACCTCCGGCTCCCACAGCAGTCAGGATGCAGGGCCCAACCTCTCAGAGATGGAGTGGTCTTTTTCGTTCGAGCAGGTCCTGGCCTCTCTGCTCAATGAGCCGGCCATAGTGACCTTCTTTGAAAGGCCTGTCGACTTTCAGACTAAGCTGGGACAAGCTAAGGTCGCCCAGCTGAAACTTAAGGCAAATAAGTGA